The Candidatus Vesicomyosocius sp. SY067_SCS001 genome includes a window with the following:
- a CDS encoding RnfABCDGE type electron transport complex subunit G, with translation MFRAILKSGSLLFVFTVVSIFFVSLTEIKTKDIIIYNEKQLLIQRLGELVSGYSNDILADKYSKTLKLHGVVQKINIYPVKKNHKIFSYLIEHTYPNGYNGDIRLLTGVGIDKKLLGVRVIMHKETPGLGDKIELKKSNWIEQFFGLSLLNPVKKNWKVKRDGGIFDTFTGATITPRAIVTATYQVLELLNEPCVLSKKSCN, from the coding sequence ATGTTTCGTGCTATTTTAAAGTCAGGATCTCTATTATTTGTATTCACAGTAGTGAGTATATTTTTTGTTTCGCTTACAGAAATCAAGACTAAGGATATTATTATTTATAATGAAAAGCAATTACTAATCCAACGTTTAGGTGAATTGGTTAGTGGTTATAGTAATGATATACTAGCAGATAAATATTCTAAAACACTTAAATTACATGGTGTAGTACAAAAAATTAATATTTATCCAGTAAAAAAGAACCATAAGATATTTTCCTATTTGATTGAACACACTTATCCTAATGGTTATAATGGGGATATTCGTTTATTAACAGGTGTTGGTATTGACAAAAAGCTCCTGGGTGTCCGTGTTATAATGCATAAAGAAACCCCAGGTTTAGGTGATAAAATAGAGCTGAAGAAATCAAATTGGATTGAACAATTTTTTGGTCTTTCCCTTTTAAATCCAGTTAAGAAAAATTGGAAAGTAAAACGAGATGGTGGTATATTTGACACCTTTACTGGTGCAACTATCACCCCACGTGCCATTGTTACTGCAACTTATCAAGTCTTAGAATTACTAAATGAACCTTGTGTACTTAGCAAAAAATCATGCAATTAA
- the queA gene encoding tRNA preQ1(34) S-adenosylmethionine ribosyltransferase-isomerase QueA, whose product MQLKDFDFDLPASLIAQYPPKNRTDSRLLIKRSSIIDVQFTQIGDFFQSGDLLIMNNTKVIPARLFGTKETGGKVEIMIERILDENRVLAMIKASRAPKIGNCIFLENDVNIIVSQKDNGFYILTFETDSLFDVLNNIGHIPLPHYIKRTDNIQDLSRYQTVYAQKDGAVAAPTAGLHFDDSLLAQLKIQGIDHLFVTLHIGSGTFTPIRTDNIKNHIMHSEMFEISQVTVDRINLTKANGGRIIAVGTTTVRVLESSMKNGKLIAQSGETDIFIYPSYQFRIVDSLITNFHLPKSSLLMLVSAFIGRDKMLDLYQHAIEQKYKFLSYGDAMLLEKNNDL is encoded by the coding sequence ATGCAATTAAAAGATTTTGATTTTGATTTACCAGCTTCTCTTATTGCTCAGTATCCACCTAAAAACAGAACAGATTCACGACTTTTGATCAAAAGATCAAGCATTATAGATGTACAATTTACCCAAATTGGTGATTTTTTTCAATCAGGTGACTTATTGATAATGAATAATACAAAAGTTATTCCTGCACGCTTATTTGGAACAAAAGAAACGGGTGGTAAAGTTGAAATTATGATTGAACGTATCTTGGATGAAAACCGAGTACTTGCAATGATTAAAGCTAGTAGAGCACCTAAGATTGGTAATTGTATTTTCTTAGAAAACGATGTTAATATAATAGTATCTCAAAAAGATAATGGTTTTTATATACTGACATTTGAAACCGACTCCTTGTTTGATGTGCTTAATAATATCGGCCATATTCCACTACCTCATTATATTAAAAGAACAGATAATATACAAGATTTAAGTCGTTATCAAACTGTTTATGCACAAAAAGACGGTGCAGTGGCAGCTCCAACAGCAGGTCTACATTTTGATGATAGTTTATTAGCACAATTAAAAATACAAGGCATAGATCATTTATTTGTTACATTACATATTGGTTCAGGTACATTTACTCCTATTAGAACTGATAATATTAAAAACCATATAATGCATAGTGAAATGTTTGAAATTAGCCAAGTAACTGTTGATAGAATTAATCTAACTAAAGCAAATGGTGGACGTATTATTGCAGTTGGAACAACTACTGTAAGGGTTTTAGAGTCTAGTATGAAAAATGGTAAACTTATTGCCCAGAGTGGTGAGACTGATATTTTTATCTACCCCAGTTATCAGTTTAGAATTGTGGATAGTTTGATTACTAATTTTCATTTACCAAAATCTTCATTATTAATGTTAGTAAGTGCTTTTATCGGACGTGATAAAATGCTTGATCTTTATCAACATGCTATTGAGCAAAAATATAAATTTCTCTCTTATGGCGATGCCATGCTTTTGGAAAAAAATAATGATTTATGA